The Nostoc sp. 'Lobaria pulmonaria (5183) cyanobiont' DNA window GCATTCGTGTTCCACAGTCGGAGGCACAACAATACCGGGACTTTCAAGGATATAATAACAGTCCCACAGGGCGAGACTTAAGGGGTTTGGGTGAAGGTACTGTTCCAACAAATTAATTTTTGTATATATTATAAATAGATGGCGTTTAACCGTCATTCTATTTTTTAATAGAAACTTTTTTCCATATATCAGGAATCTGCACAAGAAGCCTTTAGTCGGATGTCACCACAAGAGCGGATGCAGACACTGCTTGCAGTTAGCGGTGAGAGTTGTCACTAGCTAATACCAATTCTGTATGAAGATGCGCCAAACTATATGAGAAACGAACCGCAAAGAACGCAAAGGACACAAAGAAAGAAAGAAAGAAGAAGCTAAGAAAATTTGGCGCACCTTCACAAAGAAATGGTATAAGGGAGCGATCGCTGCGATCGCGGTCTTAGCTGTCAAAAAGTTAATGCAAAAAGGCTATCAAGGAAATTCCGGGCAGTATGGTAATATCCGCCCAGCTAGCGAAGACCCGTATGGAGATCCTGCTGACTAACAGTACCGCTAGTAACGTCAAGCAGCAAAGCTGCAATTCGTAATTACAATCAGTGAAAGCTTAAACTCATCACTGATAATTATGGTCAAGTAAAAATCAGTTTTTTTACTTGACCACTTTTTATTATATTAGTATCATCTGGTGTCAAATATCTTGCATTGTTGGTGGTTCTTTAAAGCGACTCAAAGCGGCTGAGAGTTTATTCTAGCAAGGTCAAGTAGAAGAAACTCAGGCTTTATTTCATCATTGTCAATTACCTACGTAAGCAGCGGATTTATATAAAAATGAAACAGTTAGCAAAAACTTTATATAGTAAACTTCTGCATCTATTTCACCAGGTAATGGTAATTACCATTTCCCGTAATCCAAATTCAAAGGAAACTAATGTTGTTGATGAAGAATCTCTAAAAGACCAAACTATTCAATTATCAAAGCAAATTCCTCTTCCAGACAGAGTTAATAAAGATGAGCAAAATTTACTATTAAATTACCAGTATTCAGCAAAACCTCGGCAATTCAAAAAAGCTTCTTTATTTCCTGATAGTAAGACTAATGTTGCTGCCTTGTCGCTAGTTTTGTATGGAGTTGCTGAAGTCTTATCTCAAAAAATGAATCTGTCATGGAAAAGTCAAGTAAATAATATTTTTAGTTACGAAAAAGAAGCTAAAACTGGAAAAGGAAAAATCTTTTATTATGTAACAGATAATCCCGAAACTCCACAACCAGAAACTCTGGCAGAAGAGGCAGCTTTAGTTGTTATAGACCAATTTGATCCAAGAGCCTGTGCTATTCACCTGATTTACTGTGCCTTAGTAGCTAGCCTAGATAAACCTTGGTCAGGCAATTTTGTCATTGATGATAAGCAACTATTTGAATACACAGGGCTTATTAAACGCAGGGACTTATGCAAGCATGAAAAATTGAGTATTTTGTACGACTTGTTACGGCAACCTGCTCAGGTACTAGCTTGTATTGCATCGCCTAAACAGGGGAAAGTAGGAGCTTTTACTGTTGCTGATTTAAAGATTTGGGATGTTAGCATAATACGAGATTTTGAAACAGATAAAGCTGGCAATAACAAGCTAGTGGGTTTAAAGGTGATCGGTCAAGCTGGAGTATGGACAAAATACTTCCTCAACAAATCTAAAAACCACTACCAGACTGGAATTATTACCAAGAAAACTGTACAGAAACTATTTAGTATTGGTAAACAAAATGCTGGCGCGGCTAGAATGCTAGTTTGGCTAACCTTCCAAATCCAACCGGAATTCCAGGATTGTGTAATGGGCAAGACTTTGATGGAGATTGCCTACGGTGCAGACAAAGTGTCAACAGCAGAGCAAGACAGACAGCTTAGACGGCAAATGGCTGATGATTTGGAAACTGACTTGAAAGTTGTCAAAGAAGCCGGATGGCAAGCAGAACTGGAAACAGGCCCAGCTTGGTTAACAAGCAGCACAAGCGCTAAAAGACCTATAGGTTACTGGAATCAAATACTCAATTCTAGATGGCGTTTTCATTTACCAGCAGAAGTACAGGAACGCTTGACTCTGGACTCGAATCAGCTAAGTGCAAACAATATCCAGCCTGTATCAGGTAATGTGATCAGAGAAGCGAGAAAAGCAAAAGGCTGGTCTAGAGCATTTTTCGCTACAACGATGGAGAAAAGCGTTTCCTGGGTTGATGCAGTCGAGACGGGTACACGTCAGGTTTCTCAAAAGGACTTGCCCAAGTTGCTTAATACACTGGAACTACACCTTAACAGGTATTGATTTGAACTAAACTTTTCTTGTCTCTCTGAGGTAATTTTTGCTACGTATTATTACTCATTGCAACTGCGTCGGGAGGGGGGTTAGGTTTTTCGCGGGTTTTTCCATGACGTGAAAAATCAGTGTTTATGTAAAGTTTCGGCAGAAGGCAGTATTCGTCCTGCCTCCTGCCTCTCTTGTTAATATTTTGATAGACAGTATGAATTTCTCCTCGCTATGTTACGACTAACAGAAGTAAAGCTCCCGCTTGATCATCCTGAAGATGAGATCAAGACTGCCATCATCAAAAAGCTGCAAATCACGGACGAAGATTTGATCAGCTATTCCATCTTCAAGCGTAGCTATGATGCCCGTAAGAAAGGAGAGATTAACCTTGTTTATATTCTGGATGTAGAAACGACTCAGGAAACTCATCTACTCAAGCGCCTGAAAAAAGATCCCCATGTGATTGCCACGCCAGACATGAGTTATCGCCCAGTAGCACAAGCTAGCAGCAATTTGGCGATTCGCCCCATCGTGATTGGTACTGGGCCTTGTGGATTGTTTGCGGGTTTGATGCTCGCACAAATGGGCTTTTGTCCCATCATTTTAGAACGTGGCAAACAAGTCCGCGATCGCACCGTTGATACCTTTAACTTTTGGAAGAAAAAATCAGACTTCAACCCAGAATCCAATGTCCAGTTTGGCGAAGGTGGTGCGGGTACATTCTCCGATGGCAAACTCTACAGTCAGGTCAAAGATCCTCAGCATTATGGGCGCAAGGTGCTAACCGAACTCGTGAATGCGGGAGCCTCACCGGAAATTCTCTATATCAACAAACCGCATATCGGCACTTTCAAACTGGTCGGAATCGTCCAAAGTATGCGTGCTAAAATCGAATCCCTCGGCGGTGAAATTCGCTTTCAAAGTCGGGTGGAAGATATCAACATCGAAAATGGACAGGTGCGGGGAGTCACCCTCGCTAATGGGGAATATATCGCCAGCGATCATGTGGTTCTGGCGGTGGGACACAGCGCCCGTGATACCTTCCAAATGCTATTTAATCGCGGGGTTTACATCGAGGCTAAACCATTTTCCATCGGCTTTCGGGTTGAACATCCCCAGTCTCTCATCGACCAATGTCGTTTCGGCGCTCAGGCTGGTCATAAGCTTTTAGGTGCTGCCGATTATAAACTAGTTCACCACTGCCAAAATGGTCGTTCCGTCTATAGTTTCTGTATGTGTCCGGGAGGCTTGGTAGTCGCAGCCGCATCAGAGCCGGGGCGACTTGTTACCAATGGGATGAGCCAATACTCTCGCAATGAGCGCAATGCCAATAGTGCGATAGTTGTCGGCATCACCCCTGAAGATTATCCGGGCAATGCCTTGGCGGGAATTGACTTCCAACGGCGCTTGGAAGAACAGGCTTTTGAATTGGGCGGTGGAACTTATGAAGCGCCAGGGCAGTTGGTGGGAGACTTTCTCAACCATCGCCCCTCTACAGCATTGGGCACTGTTAAACCGTCTTATACACCTGGGGTACATTTGGGTGATTTGAGTCAGAGTTTACCAGATTATGCGATCGCCGCCATCCGTGAAGCCCTTCCCGCTTTTGATAAACAAATTAAAGGATTTGCAATGGACGATGCCGTATTGACTGGGGTAGAAACCCGCACCTCATCACCGATTCGGATTAAGCGCCAAGAAGATTATCAAAGTTTAAATACAGTCGGTCTTTATCCGGGTGGGGAAGGCGCGGGATACGCAGGCGGAATCCTGTCGGCTGGTATCGATGGGATTAAGGTTGCGGAGGCGGTGGCTTTAAGTATTTTGAAGAATGGCGATCGTAAAATCTGAAATAGTGAATGCATAGAATTAAAGTAATGATGAACAAATTCAAATATTTTTCCATCTTATTTTTATCTATCGTTTTGATGGACGGAGCGACTATAAATATTTCTGCCCAGGCTGCTGGAAGTAAAGTTTTAGTAACGGCTCAAAACGAATCTCTTAACAAATCGGATATTGATAAAGTTATCGCTTTTTACGAATGGGCATTTTCAGCTAAATTCACTAGCGAACAGCGCAATCAATATCAGTCAATCAAATTAAATGAGTTTCGCAAAGACCCAGATGGAACCAGAAAAAGCATTGACAATTTAATTTCCAATTATACACAAGCTCTTGCTAAGAATGAAGAGGAACAAAGCCGGATTCGGCAGGCATTTAACGGAGAATATGTAGGGCAATTGCGAAATTTACCGAATGATGCAAAAGCTAAACTTTTGCTGTCTGTTTACGATAGCGCACACGCAGGCGAAACCGCTTCAAATAATGCTGATAATTCATCTGATAGCGTTGGAGAGATTTCGTCTATAGTTGGAAAATGGGTCTGGACGCATACCGGAAACAGTGCTGTAAGCACGAGTGGCGCATATATCGGATCAAACGGTTCGCGTTTCACTTATCAATTTATGCCGAACGGAACAGTCGAATTTACGGGAATAATGAACGTAATGAGCGGCAGCTGCAACCAGCAAATTTTCCAATCTCGAAAAGGAAAAGTCAGTCTGAGCGGCAGTACGATGACAATTAATTGGTCTCCAACATCTTTCACTCGTGACTTTTCCTGCGATAGAGCGAATAACTACACAAAAACTTTGCCTGCCGAAAACGAAACTTATCAGGTGAAATTCAAAACCGATTTAGGTCAGAAACAGCTTTGTCTGATAAGCAAGGACGAAACCTGTTTCAGCCCGACAAATTAGGCCAAATCACAAAGCCAGCTTTATTCGTTTACTCAAGTAACTAGTACCGCAAAGCGGAAGTCAAAAGTCAAAAGTCAAAAGTCAAAAAAATTGTATTCCAAGCTCTTGCGCCAATTGAAATGGTGAACCAGCGCTGTGGGAGGGTTTCCCTCCGCAGGCGACTGGTGAACCCGAAGGGTATGTTTATTTCCGCCGTGTTGTACTAGATTGTCAATTTCAAAAAGGCGATCGCCATACCTACGGTAAACTGTGAAGATCGCAAAGTCCAAGTAGTTGAGAGCGATCGCTTCCCCAAATAGGCGCAGTCAGGGCGTCTCACTGGCTGTCCCTAGCTTCTTCGAGCAACTTCTCTAAAAGGGACATATCAATTCTAATATCAAGCCCCACCTAGATACTTTCGAGGTAGGGCTTTTGTTTTTATGTCTAGAGTCGATATAGAATCATGTATCAAGCGCGATGGCGTACACGCCCGCGTAGGCGATCGCAGTGCAGAATTTATCCGATTGTTAAAGCTGGTTCTTTACAGAAGTTAAATAGGGCTGACTCAGTTTTTGATTCATCTTCAAATACAGCAGAAATGTACCATTCACAGGGCGAACCATTCGTATATTCAGCCCAAGCAATTGTTGCTGTTTCACCTGATGGAATCCCTGACTCACCCAAGTTAAATGAGGCCCACTCTTCATCATCGATAGATACCCACAACTCTGTAATTGCCAATTCAGTTTTATTGGTAACGGTAAAGGTGAATTGGTCTGACATAAATACCCTTGCCTTTTAACGATAAATAAATTGCAGATTGTCAGTCACTGATTATACTGTCACTTGTTTCAACAGTTGTCATACTAACTGCCAGAATATAGACCTACACATAGTTTCAAGTTTGTTTGACTTAATTTAAATTTATTAAAGAGGATTGAAAATATCACCGATTCAGATTGAGTCTATCGAGATAGCCAATGCCATGCAACAGCAGATTTAGGTCGCGGTTCTCACAAGCTCCGACAATACAGCACATCCCCAGTGTCACAAAATTTTCAGGCAATGTATTTTTTACTGAGCAAAAGTAGTTGAGAGCGATCGCCTCAAACATACTACAAATCGGAAATCGCAAAATCTGATCGATTCTGTCTTAATACAGTTTTGCGTAAAAGCGTAGCATTTTTAATGTAGGGGGATGCATTAGCATTGCAGAGGGACGCATTGGCATTGCAGAGGGATGCATTAGCATTGCAGAGGGACGCATTGGCATTGTATCGGGATGCATTGGCATTGCAGAGGGACGCATTGACATTGTATCGGGATGCATTGGCATTGCAGGGGGAGGCATTAACATTGTATTGGGATGCATTGGCATTGCAAAGTATTGCCAAATTTAATTCGCTACGAATTAATGAAATGCTGTACTTAGTACAGTTCATATTTCATTAACTGACAGGGCAGCGTTCCGTTGTACACTGCAATCCGTTGGGATGATTTTAGTCCAATCGATTGAGACAGTTCCTTGTTGCCACTCAGGACAAATGCAGTCCAGCCTTTGAAGCGTTGTTTCAGCACATCACCTAAAAGTTTATAGAACGCCCCTAGATCGCTATCTCGCCCCAGCCGTTCGCCGTAAGGTGGATTGCAGAATAAAACCCCACTGTCTGCGGGGGCGACAACATCGGCAAGCTCCATTTGAGAAAACCATACATGGTTATCAACGCCGCAGTTTTGAGCATTGTTGATCGCTTGCTCGATTATATTTTCATCGCGATCGCTTCCCCAAATAGGCGCGGGCAGGGTATCCAGTTGGCTATCCTTAGCTTCTTGCAGCAGCTTTTCTAAAAGGGACAGATCAAAATCGAGCCAATTTTCAAATCCAAAGCAATCGCGAAATAGTCCTGGTGCGATGTTCAGTGCCTTTAAGCTAGCTTCTAAGGGTAAAGTGCCAGATCCACAGAGAGGATCGTAGAACATCTGGTCTGGTTGCCAACCCGAAAGTTGAATTAGGGCAGCAGCTAGAGATTCTTTGAGAGGGGCTGCTCCAACCGCAGGGCGGTAGCCTCTACGGTGCAGACTATTTCCAGAACTGTCGAGTTTGACGGTACAACTATCGCGTTCAATATGAACATTGATCCGCACATCTGGGTCATGAAGCTCTACATTTGAACGTTCACCCAGATTTTCTTGCTGCTGGTCAACGATCGCATTTTTGATCTGGAGAGATGTAAAGTGGGTGTGGTTGAGGCGATCATTTTTGCCCGTGACATTCACCGCCAGCGTCATGTCTGGCGTGAGATAGTTTTGCCAATCGATAGTCTGGATACCGCGATAGAGATCCTTGGCATCAAGGCAAGGAAACTCATCGATATTCACCAAGATTCGGAACGGTAGCCTAGCCCAGAGGTTGACGCGATAAAGTAGGGTGCGATCGCCCTCAAAGGCTACACCGCAAAACCCCGGCTCCACGGAATGAGCACCCAGTTGCTCTAACTCCTGAGCGGCGAGGGTTTCTAATCCGCGAGCAACCGTTGCAAAATACTGATTCATCCTCTAATCCAAAGCATTATCTTCACTGCTCACCCATTAACGCACTTTAGCTTAACTCATATCTTGTGACATTCTCTCTCGTTAAGTCTGCGATTAGAACCTTAGTACGGTAGAGGCAGGAGGCAGAAGGCAGAAGGCAGGAGGTAAACCCCCTAAATTTCTTTATCGGTTTCGTTTCAATAAGGAGGCAGTAAATATTCGCTACGCACCTCGCAATACATATTTTATTCTTTCTTGTCTACGACATGCTACGCGAAAATAAATAAATTTACTTGCTCTAAAAGAAAGTTGCAGAGGGTAAAAAATATATTTTCTTCCTCCTGCCTCCTGCCCTCTGCCTCCTGCCTTTCTTCGGTAACTCAGCACCACAAGCGCCAGACAAACGAAATCAAGCCTGAGTAAGGACACAGCAAATATTTATTCAAAGAGATTATATTTTCTTCAGTTTAAGTACTATCTTAAATCAATTAACCCTGCTAATATCAAGCTGAAATACTACTCAGGCACTTTGCTATACAGCTCATGAAGAAAAATAGTCAGAGGGAAAAACTATGAGTTTAGTATCTGATATTGTTCTGCTACAAGACTTAACATCGTCATCTGATGACAATTTAGTCCAGCTTAAAGCCGTACTTCCGGCGACGGTAAATCGCTTAACCAACCCGACGTTAGCAAGTATCTTTGGTGATGACCTGAAATTTGGTATTGCCTCTTTCAAGGATAAGCCACTCCCACCTTTTGGGGGTTACGCTGACTATGTATATCAAGCAGAAGTCGCTTTGACAAATAATGTCACAACAGTTAAAGACAAAATCTTTAACTTTGAAGCTTTTGGTGGCAATGATGGGTCAGAATCACAATTAGACGCACTCTTGTATGCAGCTTTAGATAGTGGTGGCAGTCTTGGTTACAGAGTAGGTTCATTTCGTGTTGTTATAATAGCCACCAATAGTATTTATCACGTTGCTGGCGATCGGGCAGCAGTTAGTCCAAGTGATACTATTGCCAATAATGGAGATGGTATAGTTGATACTTATGAAGATTATCCAGAGATCGGACAAGTAAAAACTGCGCTAGAAGCAAATAACATTATTCCAATTTTTCTAACTACGAGTGATGTTGCAGGTCATTACGAGACACTAGTTACCCAGCTTGGTCGAGGTAGTGTACTAACTCTTGGTTCTAAAAGTGAGAATTTTGCTGATGCCATAAAAGAGGCAGTTGCTCGAGCCAGAAATGTGATAAGTACTGATGTTGCTACCACAAATGGAGACGATACCTTTAGTAGGAGGGATTTTTCGCCTGGCGATAAGGTTATTTTTGCTGGGGATGGTGATGACAGTATTTCGCTTTCTGGTGTTATTGGTAATCATTACATTGATGGGGGGGCAGGTTCTGACATCCTTGTTGGTGGAGCTGGTGCAGACAGAATAGATGGGGGTAGTGATGACGACATCCTCAAGGGGAGCAACGGTGATGATATTCTCTTTGGCAGTAGTGGAAAAGATATTCTGATCGGGAACAAAGGCAACGATTACCTACAGGGAGATAGTGGGGATGACTTACTAGAAGGAGGCGCTGGTTTAGATAAGTTTGCATTTGCAACAGGATCGAAGTTTGATATTAGGGAACTCGGAGTTGATATTATTAGTGACTTCACTCCTAAGCAAGACAAGATCCAACTATCTAAATCTACCTTTACCGCTCTAAGTAACTCAGTCTTCCCAACTAAATTAAATTCCGCAGACTTTGCCACAGTGACGAACGATACTTTGGCTGCAAGTAGTAGTGCGGCGATCGTTTATAATAGCGCAAATGGTAGTCTCTTTTATAACCCGAATGGTTCCGCGGATGATTTTGCTGAGATTAATTCCGGGGGTAAATTTGCACAATTAGGTACTAACTCTTTTCCGACTCTAACTACCGCTAGTTTTGAGGTAGTTTTTTAAGGATGCAGTAGGAAGGAAGTAGAAATTCTTTGTGTCTGATTTTGAGTCCTGCATTTTGTAACTCATCTACCTGAAAACTGCTTTAACAAAAAAACAGGAGGCTGTTACCAGGGGCAAATTAAACGGTATAGTTTCAAGATGCCTCAAGTCCTTGTTCAGCGCTCTGCTTACCTCAATGGATTACTGTCTGCTTGAGCCATCTTAAAAAGTGAGATCCTCCCAGACAAACGAATTGAACTGAGATTAATCTATATTTTTCTAAAATCAATCATTGTCTGACGATAAGCATCTGGCAAACCTGTATCAAAACACTTGCCTTTAACAACATATCCTGTCATTCCCTCTTCCTGACGCAATCTTTCCAGACAAGATGTTAACTGAAATTCCCCTCGTTCTCGAAAATTTTGCTTAATATGTTCTGCGAGAAAGTCAAAAATTTTCGGCGTTAGTAAATATAAGCCAAATATACCTAAAAAATCATTTTCTAACATTCCCTCTACACGTAAATGCTGTTGTGCATACTCAATAGTCGGTTTTTCATAGAGTTGTGTAACTGACAAAATCGAGTTTAACTCTTGCCAAACTCCTGTTATACACCCAGCTTTATGAATAATTTCTGCTGGCATTGTAGTTAAGCCAACAATGTTTTGATTAAGTTGTTCGTAAACATCTAAAACTTGATGCGCACAAGATTTTTCAATATCAGATGCATAAATATGGTCGCCCAACATCAGCAAAAACGGCTCATTTTGTACCCAATCCTTGGCACAAAATACCGCATGACCATAGCCTAATTGTTCCTCTTGTAACAAAATGGTAATTCTGCTACCTAATTCTTCCAAATATCGACTATATTCTTGATTTTCTGGTGAGAGTTTTTGTAAAAGCTCTTTTTTGGGTGGATTTTTCAATAAATCTGCAAATATTTCTTTGTCATCCGGCTGCACCACGATCCCCACTTCTGCAATTCCAGCACCAATTGCCTCTTCAATAATTGCGAGAATCACAGGTTTTGCCCTACCATCTCGATCGATAATCGGGAAAAGTTCTTTTTTGACAACTTTAGTAGCTGGAAACAAACGAGTACCGAAACCAGCTACCGGAATTACAGCTTTTCTAACTTTATTTTTTTGCATAAGCAGTTCGTCACCCCAACTTCTCAAACAACTCCGCTAACACTACATTAGAAAACAAAAACCCTTGGGGATCGATCAAACGCAACCTTCCCTCTGCAATTTCCACCCAACCTTTCTCAAAATACCCTTGCAAACACCGACAAATCTCCTCCACCTTCTCTTCCCCAAACGCCTCTACCAACGCCGCCAAACTCAAACCCTCTGCCAAACGCAACCCCAACATTAACGTTTCTAACAATACCTCCTTTGGGGGAGTCACATCACAATCAATTACACCGCCAGCTTGTACCCATTGGTAATACTCCTTAGTTTTGCGCGGACGAGTGAAGCGTTTCCCCTCAACATAACTCGCCGCACCCATACCAAAGCCATAATAAGGGCGGTTTTCCCAATACACTCGATTATGCCGACACTGATGACCAGGTTGAGCATAATTAGAAATTTCATAATGCTCATAACCTGCACTAGTTAAAACCTGCTGACCCATCTGGTACATTTTGACTGTGGCTTCATCTGTCGGCATTGGAGTATCGCCAGGTTTGTAGTAACGACCAAAGGCTGTACCTGGTTCGATGGTAAGATCGTAAATGGAAATGTGAGTGGGTGCGATCGCCACTGCTTTTTCTAGAGAATCCTGCCATTGATCTAAAGACTGATGCGGCAATCCAGAAATTAAGTCTAAGCTAAATACGGGAATCTTGACTTGGTGGATTAGTTCCACTGCTGCAAAAATATCTTCAACTGAGTGCGATCGCCCCGCCCTTTGCAATAATTCTGCTTGAAAGGCTTGTACACCCAGACTTATCCGGTTCACGCCTGCACTGCCATAGCCTGCTATATGGGCTAAATCAAAGGTAGCTGGGTCAATTTCCATAGAAATCTCTGCCCCAGACGCAATCCCAAAATGCTTCTGTAGCTCTGTGATTATCCGTTGTAACTGCTCTATTGATAGCAGTGAAGGAGTACCACCACCGAAGAAAATTGTCTTTAGGGGTTGATCAAATGCTGGTGTAATGGCAATTTCTTGACATAGCACCTCAACATATTGGGAGATAGTACCAGATGTTTCACCCCGCAAGCGATCGCCAACAACAGACACCGGGAAATCACAATAAAAGCACCGCCGTCTGCAAAAGGGAATATGCACATAAGCAGAACTCGCAATTCCAGAAATACTAAATTTTTTACTCATTTTGAGAAAGTTTTAAGTTAATCTAACTGCAAATTAGAGACAATGAAAATGAGGAAAGAATTCAGGACTCAGGAGTCAGGAGCCAGAATAATTGTAAAATCAAGCGTGCAATCACTTCTTGATTTTATTAAAATTATTAAGTTTGGGTATCAAAGTCTTCTTAATTCTGACTTTTTGGATTCTGAATTCTTACAAAATGAGTAGTTTATTTACAAGTTTTTGTCGTTTTACAACGAAACAATGAAAAATATTAAGATAAAAGCCTTTAGTTATAATAATTGCAGATATTGTCAGCCTAAACCCCTAGTGTAAGTCAATATTGATCAGTTTATCTTACCGATGAAATAAAAAATACTTAACTTTATCGGTTAACACAGTTGCAGGAAAACAAGACAACCATGCTTGACGCCATTATTATTTTCTCATTTATCCTAGCAGCGTCGGGAATAGGGTTCTACAGTATTGAACTACTACCCAGTGGGGCGCTAGATCAGGTAACGAATCTAGAAGCTTTACGCTTAGTTGTTGCCGTCTTTGCCGCTATTATTGGTGGTGCGATCGGGTTGAGTTTCCAGACGACATATCGTCGCCTAGAATCACAAGTTAAGGAAATGCCTCTGGAAGTGATTTTAACTCGTGCCATTGGCTTAGTAATTGGGCTATTACTAGCCAACCTGATGCTAGCCCCACTATTTTTGCTCCCTATCCCGGCAGATTTTGGATTTATTAAGCCATTGGTGGCAGTTGTCGGTAGTATTATCCTCTCCGTCACTGGTATGAATTTGGCAGACACCCACGGGCGAGGCTTATTGCGGTTCATTAATCCTAACACCGTCGAATCAATGGTAGTGGAAGGAACATTAAAACCAGCCAATACCAAAGTTTTAGATACTAGCTGTATTATTGATGGTCGTATTGAAGCCTTACTAGAAACAGGGTTTCTGGAAGGGCAAATTCTCGTACCGCAGTTTGTCTTGCAAGAACTTCAACAAGTAGCGGATGCTAGCAAAGACCAAAAGCGGGTACGGGGAAGG harbors:
- a CDS encoding helix-turn-helix domain-containing protein, which codes for MKQLAKTLYSKLLHLFHQVMVITISRNPNSKETNVVDEESLKDQTIQLSKQIPLPDRVNKDEQNLLLNYQYSAKPRQFKKASLFPDSKTNVAALSLVLYGVAEVLSQKMNLSWKSQVNNIFSYEKEAKTGKGKIFYYVTDNPETPQPETLAEEAALVVIDQFDPRACAIHLIYCALVASLDKPWSGNFVIDDKQLFEYTGLIKRRDLCKHEKLSILYDLLRQPAQVLACIASPKQGKVGAFTVADLKIWDVSIIRDFETDKAGNNKLVGLKVIGQAGVWTKYFLNKSKNHYQTGIITKKTVQKLFSIGKQNAGAARMLVWLTFQIQPEFQDCVMGKTLMEIAYGADKVSTAEQDRQLRRQMADDLETDLKVVKEAGWQAELETGPAWLTSSTSAKRPIGYWNQILNSRWRFHLPAEVQERLTLDSNQLSANNIQPVSGNVIREARKAKGWSRAFFATTMEKSVSWVDAVETGTRQVSQKDLPKLLNTLELHLNRY
- a CDS encoding NAD(P)/FAD-dependent oxidoreductase, with the protein product MLRLTEVKLPLDHPEDEIKTAIIKKLQITDEDLISYSIFKRSYDARKKGEINLVYILDVETTQETHLLKRLKKDPHVIATPDMSYRPVAQASSNLAIRPIVIGTGPCGLFAGLMLAQMGFCPIILERGKQVRDRTVDTFNFWKKKSDFNPESNVQFGEGGAGTFSDGKLYSQVKDPQHYGRKVLTELVNAGASPEILYINKPHIGTFKLVGIVQSMRAKIESLGGEIRFQSRVEDINIENGQVRGVTLANGEYIASDHVVLAVGHSARDTFQMLFNRGVYIEAKPFSIGFRVEHPQSLIDQCRFGAQAGHKLLGAADYKLVHHCQNGRSVYSFCMCPGGLVVAAASEPGRLVTNGMSQYSRNERNANSAIVVGITPEDYPGNALAGIDFQRRLEEQAFELGGGTYEAPGQLVGDFLNHRPSTALGTVKPSYTPGVHLGDLSQSLPDYAIAAIREALPAFDKQIKGFAMDDAVLTGVETRTSSPIRIKRQEDYQSLNTVGLYPGGEGAGYAGGILSAGIDGIKVAEAVALSILKNGDRKI
- a CDS encoding THUMP domain-containing class I SAM-dependent RNA methyltransferase; this encodes MNQYFATVARGLETLAAQELEQLGAHSVEPGFCGVAFEGDRTLLYRVNLWARLPFRILVNIDEFPCLDAKDLYRGIQTIDWQNYLTPDMTLAVNVTGKNDRLNHTHFTSLQIKNAIVDQQQENLGERSNVELHDPDVRINVHIERDSCTVKLDSSGNSLHRRGYRPAVGAAPLKESLAAALIQLSGWQPDQMFYDPLCGSGTLPLEASLKALNIAPGLFRDCFGFENWLDFDLSLLEKLLQEAKDSQLDTLPAPIWGSDRDENIIEQAINNAQNCGVDNHVWFSQMELADVVAPADSGVLFCNPPYGERLGRDSDLGAFYKLLGDVLKQRFKGWTAFVLSGNKELSQSIGLKSSQRIAVYNGTLPCQLMKYELY
- a CDS encoding UTP--glucose-1-phosphate uridylyltransferase → MQKNKVRKAVIPVAGFGTRLFPATKVVKKELFPIIDRDGRAKPVILAIIEEAIGAGIAEVGIVVQPDDKEIFADLLKNPPKKELLQKLSPENQEYSRYLEELGSRITILLQEEQLGYGHAVFCAKDWVQNEPFLLMLGDHIYASDIEKSCAHQVLDVYEQLNQNIVGLTTMPAEIIHKAGCITGVWQELNSILSVTQLYEKPTIEYAQQHLRVEGMLENDFLGIFGLYLLTPKIFDFLAEHIKQNFRERGEFQLTSCLERLRQEEGMTGYVVKGKCFDTGLPDAYRQTMIDFRKI
- the hemW gene encoding radical SAM family heme chaperone HemW yields the protein MSKKFSISGIASSAYVHIPFCRRRCFYCDFPVSVVGDRLRGETSGTISQYVEVLCQEIAITPAFDQPLKTIFFGGGTPSLLSIEQLQRIITELQKHFGIASGAEISMEIDPATFDLAHIAGYGSAGVNRISLGVQAFQAELLQRAGRSHSVEDIFAAVELIHQVKIPVFSLDLISGLPHQSLDQWQDSLEKAVAIAPTHISIYDLTIEPGTAFGRYYKPGDTPMPTDEATVKMYQMGQQVLTSAGYEHYEISNYAQPGHQCRHNRVYWENRPYYGFGMGAASYVEGKRFTRPRKTKEYYQWVQAGGVIDCDVTPPKEVLLETLMLGLRLAEGLSLAALVEAFGEEKVEEICRCLQGYFEKGWVEIAEGRLRLIDPQGFLFSNVVLAELFEKLG
- a CDS encoding PIN/TRAM domain-containing protein → MLDAIIIFSFILAASGIGFYSIELLPSGALDQVTNLEALRLVVAVFAAIIGGAIGLSFQTTYRRLESQVKEMPLEVILTRAIGLVIGLLLANLMLAPLFLLPIPADFGFIKPLVAVVGSIILSVTGMNLADTHGRGLLRFINPNTVESMVVEGTLKPANTKVLDTSCIIDGRIEALLETGFLEGQILVPQFVLQELQQVADASKDQKRVRGRRGLEILNRIKEDYPDRILINAVDYEDIPTVDAKLVRFAQEISGTLLTNDYNLSKVASVQKVPVLNVNDLVNAVRPSYLPGDNLDLKILKEGKEPSQGIGYLDDGTMVVVEEGSSYVGGELRVVVTSALQTTAGRMIFAKPQASALA